A window from Candidatus Nitrospira neomarina encodes these proteins:
- a CDS encoding ABC transporter ATP-binding protein, with product MNNRNLAIKIENISKCYRIGLKETIQDNFFNTIVNFIKNPLKNYRVYRSLYKFDDVNPDQDTNPPDVIWAVKNVSFEVKEGEIIGIIGSNGAGKSTLLKILSKITYPTSGQVTIRGRISSLLEVGTGFHPELTGRENVYLNGTILGMRKKEIDRKFDEIVDFSGVEKFIDTPVKRYSSGMKVRLAFAVAAHLEPEILIIDEVLAVGDARFQQKCLDKMKEVGQHGRTVLFVSHNMPAVTRLCSRSILLEGGKVREDGPTHEVITSYMNSDKCTKAERRWPNVMEAPGDEVVRLCGVRVRTHDGLVSDVADISQPVRIEIEYEILQPGYVLRLYYHVFNEEGIEAFLPLENDLAWRQKPRPIGRYVSTSVIPGNLLSEGRYFIGPTIGTENPWVKRLKVNDVVAFHVIDSMDGNGARGDSVGHIPGVVRPLLKWETQFSPKEAHAEKTEV from the coding sequence ATGAATAATCGAAATCTCGCCATCAAAATTGAAAATATCAGTAAGTGCTACCGGATCGGATTGAAAGAAACCATCCAGGATAATTTTTTTAACACCATCGTGAATTTCATTAAAAATCCTCTCAAAAATTACCGGGTTTATCGCTCCCTCTATAAATTCGACGATGTGAATCCCGATCAAGATACCAATCCTCCCGATGTCATCTGGGCTGTCAAGAATGTCTCGTTTGAGGTAAAAGAAGGGGAAATTATCGGCATTATCGGGAGCAATGGCGCAGGAAAATCGACTCTCCTGAAAATTCTGTCGAAAATTACTTATCCCACCAGTGGGCAGGTCACGATCCGTGGAAGGATTTCAAGTCTTCTCGAGGTTGGAACCGGATTCCATCCGGAGCTGACAGGGAGAGAAAATGTCTACCTGAATGGGACCATTTTAGGCATGCGGAAGAAAGAAATCGACAGGAAATTTGATGAAATTGTGGATTTCTCCGGAGTAGAAAAATTTATCGATACCCCTGTGAAACGGTATTCGAGCGGCATGAAAGTGCGCCTGGCGTTTGCCGTCGCCGCTCATCTTGAGCCGGAGATTTTGATTATTGATGAGGTGTTGGCGGTCGGTGACGCACGTTTTCAACAAAAATGTCTGGATAAAATGAAAGAGGTCGGCCAACATGGGCGCACCGTACTGTTCGTTTCGCACAATATGCCGGCTGTCACCCGTCTATGTTCCAGGTCTATTCTGCTCGAAGGTGGAAAAGTGCGTGAGGATGGTCCAACTCATGAAGTCATCACCAGTTACATGAATTCCGATAAATGTACCAAAGCTGAGCGTAGATGGCCTAATGTCATGGAGGCACCTGGAGATGAAGTCGTTCGATTATGCGGTGTAAGAGTGCGGACACACGATGGCCTGGTGTCGGACGTTGCGGATATTAGTCAACCTGTTCGAATCGAGATAGAGTATGAGATACTGCAACCGGGCTATGTGCTGCGGCTCTATTACCATGTGTTTAATGAAGAAGGAATTGAAGCGTTTTTACCGCTCGAAAATGATCTAGCCTGGAGACAGAAACCGCGCCCCATTGGGCGATACGTGAGTACGTCCGTGATCCCTGGGAATTTGCTTTCCGAAGGGAGATATTTTATTGGGCCGACGATAGGCACCGAAAATCCGTGGGTGAAGCGCCTGAAGGTTAATGATGTTGTGGCATTTCATGTAATTGACAGTATGGATGGTAATGGGGCTCGTGGTGATTCTGTCGGACATATCCCGGGAGTAGTCAGGCCCCTTTTAAAGTGGGAAACGCAATTTAGTCCAAAAGAAGCACACGCAGAAAAGACCGAAGTGTAG
- a CDS encoding ABC transporter permease — protein sequence MVTIIQPDSGWKVINFKELSDYRDLFYFLTWRDIKALYAQTVLGFSWAIIQPLVQILIFTVIFGKVAELPTEGIPYILFSSVAVIPWTYMSQALTQSSQSLLQGSNILGKIYFPRIIFPITPILAKLVDFGISLFIVLCIMLYYRVSPTWNLLLFPVLVIMMMAVPLGIGLWLSSLAIRFRDVKQAMPFFIQMLMYTAPIVYSASSIPEGYRLLYSLNPLVGVIEGFRACLLGTPIPWLYIWPGALTAVLLVISGAVYFKRMERIIVDVI from the coding sequence ATGGTAACCATTATACAACCTGATTCCGGCTGGAAAGTTATAAATTTTAAAGAGCTGAGTGATTATCGAGACCTGTTTTATTTTCTCACCTGGCGCGATATTAAGGCGTTATACGCGCAGACTGTTTTGGGATTTTCATGGGCAATCATTCAACCTCTTGTGCAAATCTTGATTTTCACGGTTATTTTTGGAAAGGTTGCGGAACTGCCAACGGAAGGCATTCCCTATATTTTATTTTCAAGTGTAGCAGTGATCCCCTGGACGTATATGTCACAGGCGCTTACGCAATCGAGTCAAAGCCTCCTTCAGGGATCGAATATATTAGGGAAGATTTATTTCCCTCGGATCATATTCCCCATTACTCCCATTTTGGCTAAGCTGGTTGATTTTGGAATTTCTCTGTTTATTGTCCTCTGCATCATGTTGTACTATCGCGTGTCCCCCACATGGAATCTCCTGCTTTTCCCCGTGCTGGTCATCATGATGATGGCTGTTCCGTTGGGCATAGGATTGTGGCTATCTTCACTGGCCATTCGATTTCGTGATGTCAAACAAGCCATGCCGTTTTTTATTCAAATGCTCATGTATACGGCCCCCATCGTCTATTCGGCATCATCGATACCGGAGGGGTATCGATTGCTGTACTCGCTCAATCCCCTCGTCGGTGTCATAGAGGGATTCAGAGCGTGTTTGCTCGGAACGCCCATTCCCTGGCTTTACATATGGCCTGGAGCACTGACAGCGGTCCTGTTGGTCATCAGTGGAGCGGTGTATTTTAAGCGGATGGAGCGTATCATTGTAGATGTGATTTAA
- a CDS encoding SGNH/GDSL hydrolase family protein, whose amino-acid sequence MKILKNWIKILLINIGVVILIFVLAEIGLRTYSTVKSCLTGQCDGQLFTRFNLFHENRLLGLTTHDPVLGYKPNPDFSGIIHHPPYWDNVHVSIDRHGFRRNVDDSNVNVPGHSGKKVLTVGDSFTFGDQVHNSQTWPACFANKTGHEVWNGGVGGYGAAQALLRAEQAIANHGPFDTLIWSITVGSDFNRVRLKVRSNFSKPYIATVDGKPMIVPPGRFDPSPDFLWFLGYSVILQRHLLPILQERGNFEYDGRYEIPGENAAEIEEIMDFSFQRFANLTGTKAKVVLLQYGPGILLEEGFERRDHERSLIRKYAEKYAIEIIDSFDQVYVPEKKEKLWFGYQLYSHHTPYGNKVVCDVVFHWHEKNRSDEL is encoded by the coding sequence GTGAAAATATTGAAGAACTGGATTAAAATTCTCCTCATTAATATTGGCGTGGTGATCCTAATTTTTGTCCTCGCCGAAATCGGGTTAAGGACATATTCTACCGTCAAATCTTGCCTGACGGGGCAATGTGATGGACAATTATTCACCAGGTTCAATTTATTCCATGAAAATAGATTGCTTGGTCTTACCACCCACGATCCCGTCCTTGGGTATAAGCCCAATCCGGATTTTAGTGGAATCATTCATCATCCACCGTATTGGGATAACGTCCATGTCTCTATTGACCGTCACGGTTTCCGTCGTAATGTCGATGACAGCAATGTGAATGTTCCCGGTCATTCCGGAAAAAAAGTGTTAACCGTGGGCGATAGTTTCACCTTTGGGGATCAGGTGCATAACTCTCAAACGTGGCCGGCTTGTTTTGCAAACAAAACAGGCCATGAGGTTTGGAATGGCGGAGTGGGTGGCTATGGAGCTGCCCAAGCCCTCTTGAGGGCGGAACAGGCCATTGCCAATCATGGACCTTTCGACACCCTTATCTGGTCGATTACGGTTGGATCAGATTTTAATCGCGTTCGATTAAAGGTCCGGTCGAATTTTTCTAAACCGTATATTGCCACGGTGGATGGAAAACCGATGATAGTGCCGCCTGGGAGATTTGATCCTTCCCCGGATTTCTTATGGTTTCTTGGATATTCGGTGATCCTGCAAAGGCATTTGTTGCCAATTCTTCAGGAAAGAGGGAATTTTGAATACGACGGGAGATATGAAATTCCAGGGGAGAATGCTGCAGAAATCGAGGAGATCATGGATTTTTCCTTTCAACGATTTGCTAATCTAACCGGGACTAAGGCAAAGGTGGTCTTACTACAGTATGGTCCGGGGATCCTTCTGGAGGAAGGCTTTGAAAGAAGGGATCATGAACGAAGCCTTATTAGAAAATATGCAGAAAAATATGCTATTGAAATTATTGATTCATTCGATCAGGTGTATGTTCCTGAAAAGAAGGAAAAACTCTGGTTTGGATATCAGCTCTATAGTCATCATACCCCTTATGGAAATAAGGTGGTTTGTGATGTGGTGTTTCATTGGCACGAAAAGAACAGGTCCGATGAGTTGTAG